AATGGAATTATAATATCTAATGAATTTTCTCACACAAATTTCACTCTTTTAGATATTTGTAATAAAATTTGACCATGATAATACACTTTTAACATCACTTTTATCATCCTTGATaatagagagaaagagaaagagcttcagaaatttaaagagaagagtgtgagaagaagaagacgaagtgGATAGCTTGGTTATGCAGTTGGTATATATAAAActgaaatcggaccgtccgaccACTTTTTTGATGGTTCAATgtttttttgaaaacttaaatCGTATAGTCCGATTAGTAGTACTGCCcgcaaaaaatattttttgcgAGAAATCAATGGATCTGATTTCGTTGTACAACAAAAATTTTGTCTTACACACTAGAAATCGTTGGGTCCaatttttttggataaaaaaatttgaactCTTCATACATAAAATTGGTGGGTCTAATTTATTTGCAAGCAAAATATCTGTCCAACACAAATTGAATAGTTCGATTTATGTTTTCTCTCACCTTTACAAAATTAGACCGTTTAATTTCTTTTCGTCAACTAACCGCTATTACAACAATATAAAATCCCTTAACTTCcataattacatcaaactagatctcatatcaaataaaaattagCCGACATTTTACTCTTATCTCTATGGAATAAGATATTCAGTAATAAAACTTAAATCAAACataagaattttgaaaatttctttttttatcccAACAATTTTTGGAAATAAATGATCCGGATTGGATTTGggagagaaaataagaaaacgaagaaaaaaacaaagaaagaaaaagagcgCGGAATTAATTTGCCTCACCTGATTTCGCTGCCCGTCACAGTCACATGCAGTAAGCAAATAGTatctctttttaattaattatttatttatgataaaaattttatttatttatttataatccTCCAATATTGCCGGCCTCGGTCCGGTGCTACCCTTATACGGCGTCGTTTAAGCCTTTGCCTTCGCCCCTCTTGTCTCTTGCCGGTTACTAATAAACCaaatctctctttctctctctctcagtTCGTTCTTCGTGCTTCTTATACACTGAGTTGACTCAGTCATTGCTACTCGCTCTCTCTGTACTCTTCTTCAGCTACTCTTCGCATTTTCTCCGTTCTGTCGTTCTCTCTTCCTTTggtactctctctctctctctctcggtTTAAATTTAGCACGTGCTTGTGATCCGCACGGACAACGCCATTGAATTCTGTCTCCTTTTGATTTTATGACGCTCCTGAAACCGAATTTGGTATTGTTAGGGTTTTGTTTTttcatttcttgttcttttttttctttcttaattgAAATGCAGTGTTTGTTTTCCAGTATAGTGCAGCACACAGCGAGATCTTGCTCTTTAGTTTTCTATTTTACCAAAATTTCGgaatttctttttatcttttgtatttATGTTGAGGTTTAGTTGCGTAGCTTGAATATCTGATTCACTATTGAATTGTGATCTTCTTAATTATGCAGTGTTTGTCGATGTTTTGttcatttaattaaattttccTCAATTGGGTTTAATGCTTGGAAACTGAAACTTTGTTTGCCTGAGTGGTCTTGGACTCTTAGTGTCTTGTGTAGTGAATAGTGATGATTTTAGATGCTTTCTTCTTTGTGTATAGAGAAGTGTCTGTGTCGGTGATTTGCAAAATCTGGCTTTATTTATGTGTGATTGATGTTCAAGTTCTGGAATTTGTTTCTTCTGAGATTGGGATTTGGCTATTGCTCAAATGTGAAATTCGATCCATTTTCATAGAATTCAAGTCAGAAATACGTTCTTCTACTATTATCTTTTTTCTTGATTTGAGGGGATGTTGAAACTTAGAAGTGAGTCGATGAGGAAAATATTCTTACTCTGAAATGGGACATTGTAACAACAACGTTCTGGAGTTATGACACTGATCAACATATTTTCATCACTGTTATTTCCTTTTTGAGTTGAGATCTTGACTTCAGAGTTTGTTTAGGATGTTAAATTCAGTCTTACATTGAACTTGTTTTGAGAAATTAAATGGTATTTTGTTTAGTTAAGGTATTGAAGTTTGTTGTGTTTTAGTCTCAGACTCAAGTTCACAGGAATGTCTGAGAGCGCCTTGAAGGATCTCAATACAATTCCTCCAACTGAGAGGAAGAGTGAGAGCTCCAGCAAGGCATCTCTAACTAAGCCTCCAGTTGACAATGCtaatgaaaaccttgaagaatggcaaaagaaaaagagttgtCCAACCTTGGTTTCTCCCCCAGTAAATGGTAATCAAACTTTGAGTGTCAGTTCTGGTGTTGAGATTGGAAATGCAGAAGTAGAATACATCGAATCTGAGAACTTGAGTGATCTGGAAGATATTGGCACTTGTCTCAAGGtattattttattcattatTTTCGATAACTATTAGTGTTGGTATGGCATTATCATGGGTGTTTCTTGGTccattttaattgtaaaatatttgtataataaATTCAATTGTTATTACAGAACCTCTTATCTGGACTTGACTCAAAGGATTGGGTCATGGTTTGTGATGCACTCAATAATGTACGCCGTTTATCCTTATTTCATAAGGAAGCAATGCTTGACATGTTGTAAGTATAAAAGTTTTTGTATGTTTTCATattaaaatatgttaaataTGCCAtgttttttgtaattatttattGATATACTCTCTGGTAAACAGGGGGGATGTGATCACATTTGTTGCTAAGTCCCTTAAAAGTCCTAGAAGTGCTGTTTGCAAAACTGCTATCATGACGTCTGCAGACATTTTCAGTGCATACAACGATCTTATAATAGATTCATTAGATCCTTTGGTAAGTCAATGCTCATTATTTCTACAGGAAAATTTCATGATTAAAGCATTTTGggatatcatttttttaatgcaCAGTATTATAATAGTTATATTTTTGTATGCAGCTAGTACAGCTTCTTCTCAAATCTTCACAGGACAAGCGCTTTGTGTGTGAGGCAGCTGAAAAAGCCTTGATAGCAATGACTATTTGGATTTCCCCAGTGGCTTTGTTACCGAAACTCCAACCATATCTTAAGAATAGGAATCCTCGTATTCGTGCAAAGGCAGCAATGTGTTTTTCTCGAAGTGTTCCACGACTGGTATGAATATGATTTAGGACAGCTCATATTGATGCTTCTACTTTTTCCTATAGAATTATCGGTTTCATGTTTATCCTACAAAGCTTCCTATGTCTGTGTCTGATGAATGGTTTACCATCAACAATTGAACATCATGAAAATGTATACACATTTTTGTTGATACTCAGTCATATACAGAACATAGCTGCATCAAAAAGAAGTGTACTTCTGTTTTGCTGATTGAGGAGATGTTGAAGCTGTTTTCTTTGGTTATTGGGTGCATTCAATGTTTTTATTGTGTTGGTGCTtccttaatttatttatttattctgtCTTGGTTGGGTCATGTTTGTTTACTTTAATCTGTTAATAATAAAGACCTTATTATAATTTTAGTCTAATGCGTGatgaaaaaatgttttaatgCACAATCTTCTATGGATGTATGTAATATGCTATATCATTCAATTGTCCGCAATGTATGCAGGTGTGCATTATTTAGTTCttatcccccccccccccccccctcttcAGGGTTTACCCATCAATAGTTATAGACTTCTtgtcatgatacttgtatgacTGAGTCTGTGTCTGTCATA
The genomic region above belongs to Arachis stenosperma cultivar V10309 chromosome 5, arast.V10309.gnm1.PFL2, whole genome shotgun sequence and contains:
- the LOC130979026 gene encoding uncharacterized protein LOC130979026 translates to MSESALKDLNTIPPTERKSESSSKASLTKPPVDNANENLEEWQKKKSCPTLVSPPVNGNQTLSVSSGVEIGNAEVEYIESENLSDLEDIGTCLKNLLSGLDSKDWVMVCDALNNVRRLSLFHKEAMLDMLGDVITFVAKSLKSPRSAVCKTAIMTSADIFSAYNDLIIDSLDPLLVQLLLKSSQDKRFVCEAAEKALIAMTIWISPVALLPKLQPYLKNRNPRIRAKAAMCFSRSVPRLGAEGIKTYGIDKLIQVAASQLSDQLPESREAARTLLLELQNVYEKFHDLMPAATVSEQPEMGSWENFCQSKLSPLSAQAVLRVTNIAREGLVS